Genomic segment of Drosophila simulans strain w501 chromosome 2R, Prin_Dsim_3.1, whole genome shotgun sequence:
CGGGGTGTTAGGAATTGGGCTTGTGGTGCTAACAGGTTGGTTGGCGAGGCGGTGGCACTCGCCCGCGGACTTGCGGTCCTTGGTTAGATAGAGGTGATGTTCAGTTGATCGATGAGGGCTGCGTCCGGTGCCAGCGAGCCCAACGCCAGATCAGTCCACTTTTGCTCCTGTTCGGGTTCAGACCATAGAAGTAAGACAGATACGGCAATAAAATCCAAAGTGTACTCACCTGCTCGCTGACCGTCAGGTGTGAATCACCGCCGTCCGCCTCTGGATCGGGTAGCTTTTCGCGTGGCACTAGAATTTGGTCGAACGGTAGAACTTCCATACGCCAAGCATTGTCTACAATGTCCAGCAGTAGATCATCGATCGGTGCCTGCGACAGGCAATAAAGCACAGGTTATTATCTCGTtgaaaaagagagaaaagaCAACGCCCCCGCAGCGAAATTACGTCACTCTGCGACAGTGCCCAAATACTGGAGACACGGTATTGCTCGCATATTTAGATTTATCACAATGGGCGCCTTGATAAGTACGACTAATTGCTGTGAAGCGATAATTTTGCCACACTCACAGGCGACGTAGTAGTAGTTACTATCTATGACCGGACATCAACTAGCCGCAAGGGTAAGGGACGTACTCGATTTGCCCACTTACCTGGCTGTCCATCACTTATGGAATAATTTAATCTGAGACTAGCCAGTCTTCCCTTGCCTTCCAATTGTTTGCTTAGACTCTTTTTGAGTGTTTTTGTAAACAATTGGCGAAAATTCTGTTTTGTTTAACAAAACAGCTGTGTGGAGATG
This window contains:
- the LOC6735006 gene encoding anaphase-promoting complex subunit 13; the encoded protein is MDSQAPIDDLLLDIVDNAWRMEVLPFDQILVPREKLPDPEADGGDSHLTVSEQEQKWTDLALGSLAPDAALIDQLNITSI